From the Anaeromyxobacter dehalogenans 2CP-1 genome, the window CAGGCGAACCACGTGTCCCAGCTCCTCCGCGACCGCGAGCCGGGGCTCGAGGTCCGGCTCCACGAGCTGGTCACCCGGGGTGACAAGATCCTCGAGGTCCCCCTCGCCGACGTCGGCGGGAAGGGGCTGTTCGTGAAGGAGATCGAGGACGCGCTCCTCAACCGCGACGCCGAGGTGGCGGTCCACTCGATGAAGGACCTGCCCGCCGTGCTCGCGCCCGGCCTGGTGCTCGCGGCCGTGCCGCAGCGCGAGGACCCGCGCGACGCGCTCTGCTCGCCGCGCTGGAAGACGCTCGCCGCGCTGCCGAAGGGGGCGCGGGTGGGCACCTCCAGCCTCCGCCGCTCCGCGCAGCTCAAGGCGCTCCGCCCCGATCTCCAGATGGAGATGGTGCGCGGCAACGTGGAGACGCGCCTCCGCAAGGCGTCGGAGGGGCTGGACGCGGTGGTGCTCGCCTACGCCGGCCTGCGCCGCCTGGGCCTGGCCGAGCACGCCACCTACGTGTTCCCGCCCGAGGAGATGCTGCCGGCGGTGGCGCAGGGCGCGCTGGCGCTGGAGGCGCGCGCCGACGACGCGCCGACGCTGGCGCGGCTCGCCGCGCTCGAGGACCCGGACACGCGCGTCCGCATCGAGGCGGAGCGCGGCTTCCTCGCGCGCATCGAGGGCGGCTGCCAGGTGCCCATCGCCGGCCACGCCACGCTCGCCGGCGGCAAGGTCACCATCCGCGCGCTGGTCGCCTCGCTCGACGGCGCCCGGGTCATCCGCGGCGAGCGGACCGGCGCCTACGCCGAGGCGCGCGCGATGGGCGAGTCGCTGGCCGACGAGCTGCTCTCGCGCGGCGCCGACCAGATCCTGCGCGAGACCGAGGGCAAGGCGCCCGGGCTCGCCGCGCCGAAGCGCGGGTAGGGGGACGCGGTGCCTGCCGCGCCCGCGCGGCCGCTGGCCGGCCGCACCGTGGTGGTGACCCGGGGCAAGGGCTCCGAGGGCAAGGACGCGCTCGCGGCCCGGCTCGAGGCGCTGGGCGCGGAGGTGCGCGCGCTCCCCTCGATCGCGTTCGCTCCGCCCGCCGATCCCGCGCCGCTCGACGCCGCGCTCCGCGCGCTCGACCGCTTCGACTGGGCGGTGTTCACCAGCGCGAACGCGGTGGACCGGACGGTGGAGCGGCTGCGCGCGCTCGGCCTCGATCCGGCCGCCCTGGGCCGGCTCCGCCTCGCCGCCGTCGGGCCCGCCACCGCCGAGCGGCTGGCGGCGGCGGTGCGCGCGCCGGACGTGGTGCCGGTCGAGGCGAAGGGAGACGTGCTCGCCCGCACCCTGGGCGACCAC encodes:
- a CDS encoding uroporphyrinogen-III synthase gives rise to the protein MPAAPARPLAGRTVVVTRGKGSEGKDALAARLEALGAEVRALPSIAFAPPADPAPLDAALRALDRFDWAVFTSANAVDRTVERLRALGLDPAALGRLRLAAVGPATAERLAAAVRAPDVVPVEAKGDVLARTLGDHIRGRRVLFPRPAEGRPETVAGLLAAGAELTAVEAYRTVPAPAEALAHLAGWLAAGEVAAVAFASPSAVAAVLAALGDRSALLRGVLIAAIGPTTADTLREAGLPVGAVPAHYTGRDLAEAIAERLGPG
- the hemC gene encoding hydroxymethylbilane synthase, which encodes MIRIATRRSPLAKWQANHVSQLLRDREPGLEVRLHELVTRGDKILEVPLADVGGKGLFVKEIEDALLNRDAEVAVHSMKDLPAVLAPGLVLAAVPQREDPRDALCSPRWKTLAALPKGARVGTSSLRRSAQLKALRPDLQMEMVRGNVETRLRKASEGLDAVVLAYAGLRRLGLAEHATYVFPPEEMLPAVAQGALALEARADDAPTLARLAALEDPDTRVRIEAERGFLARIEGGCQVPIAGHATLAGGKVTIRALVASLDGARVIRGERTGAYAEARAMGESLADELLSRGADQILRETEGKAPGLAAPKRG